From Cryptococcus neoformans var. neoformans B-3501A chromosome 6, whole genome shotgun sequence, the proteins below share one genomic window:
- a CDS encoding hypothetical protein (Match to ESTs gb|CF190732.1|CF190732, gb|CF190894.1|CF190894, gb|CF186859.1|CF186859), with amino-acid sequence MAELTKENLDKVTASPGSSSHGSRTPSLHQPEMSRRSSLSAGHPHSFKHVDTTQIGVPIVTPRKERPGHQRSLTGSYFPSQKGGIVDMPGEWPIGDEKTWREAKKAMEIDQDNPQDVANTIVRHVNTSLGRQVYNVDEVAAYQATALSVRDQLLDRWNQTAAYHTAKAPKRIYYLSIEWLVGRSLDNAVLNLGMRNVYEEANRKLGFNFEDLLNEERDAGLGNGGLGRLAACYIDSMATLNLPGWGYGLRYNYGIFKQLISNSGEQLEAPDPWLDRENPWEIARLDVTYPIRFYGRVDPIPNTDRAVWSGGMECLAVAYDTPIPGYGTKNCANIRLWSAKPVQGFDLNSFNAGNYEASVAASSEVENITRVLYPNDNMYAGKKLRVMQQYLWVSASLQDMLRRFTKLDLPWTELPDYVCIQMNDTHPTLAIPELLRILIDEEKLDYNTAWKITQKVFAYTNHTVLPEALERWQLDLFEELLPRHLQIIYRINFDFLGLVAKRWPGDMDRIRRMSIIEEGSPKYVRMAYLAIVTSFKINGVAELHSQLLQATIFRDFVEFKGRDAFTNVTNGITPRRWLLQCNPELAALITHTLGSDDWATNLKLLKNLLPMADNADFRKAFTNIKMDNKNRLASLIEAELGITLNIDSVFMTQIKRLHEYKRQTLNLFGVIYRYLRIKQASPEERKKITKHTAIFAGKAAPGYYVAKLVIRLINNVARVVNDDPDVGDILKVVFIPDYSVSIAEVLVPASDVSVQISTAGTEASGTSNMKLALNGALLLGTVDGANVEIAEDAGEDQSFLFGHLAEQVDEVRYANTYQPTPLEQRSPELAQTFKAIEAGTFGDGAIYAPLLKTVYEHDYYLVSNDFGSYLSAEKLMDECYDSDKTEWTRKSIITAFNMGDFSSDRSVQDYADGIWSVEPCEVPEDFSI; translated from the exons ATGGCAGAGCTCACTAAAGAGAACCTCGATAAAGTCACAG CTTCCCCGGGCTCTTCTAGCCATGGTTCCCGCACCCCTTCTTTGCACCAACCCGAGATGTCGCGGCGATCCTCTCTGTCAGCTGGGCACCCCCACTCTTTCAAGCACGTCGATACCACCCAAATTGGTGTGCCTATCGTAACTCCCC GCAAGGAACGTCCTGGGCACCAACGATCCCTCACCGGCTCTTACTTTCCCTCTCAGAAGGGTGGAATCGTCGATATGCCAGGAGAGTGGCCTATCGGGGATGAAAAGACTTGGCGGGAGGCTAAGAAAGCTATGGAAATTGATCAGGATAATCCCCAGGATGTGGCGAATACCATTGTTAGGCACGTGAACACGAGTTTGGGAAGGCAGGTTTACAACGTCGATGAG GTCGCCGCTTACCAGGCAACAGCTTTGTCTGTCAGGGACCAACTTCTTGA CCGATGGAACCAGACCGCCGC CTACCATACCGCCAAGGCTCCCAAGCGCATTTACTACCTCTCCATCGAATGGCTCGTCGGGCGATCCCTCGACAATGCTGTGCTTAACCTGGGCATGAGGAACGTGTACGAAGAGGCGAACCGCAAGCTAGGCTTTAACTTTGAGGATCTTCTCAacgaagagagagatgCAGGTTTAGGCAATGGAGGTCTTGGTCGTTTGGCTGCTTGCTAC ATCGACAGTATGGCGACTCTTAACCTCCCCGGTTGGGGTTATGGCCTGAGATACAACTATGGTATCTTTAAACAActcatctccaactctGGCGAACAGCTTGAAGCGCCTGACCCATGGCTTGACCGTGAAAAT CCTTGGGAAATTGCCCGTCTTGATGTGACCTACCCCATCCGATTCTACGGCCGTGTTGatcccatccccaacaCCGATCGTGCTGTGTGGTCGGGGGGTATGGAGTGCTTGGCCGTGGCGTACGATACCCCTATCCCTGGTTATGGCACCAAGAACTGTGCAAATATCAGGTTGTGGAGTGCTAAACCCGTTCAAGGGTTCGACTTGAACTCTTTCAATG CGGGTAACTACGAGGCCAGTGTTGCCGCAAGCAGTGAGGTCGAGAACATT ACCCGGGTCCTTTACCCCAATGACAACATGTATGCTGGTAAGAAGCTTCGAGTGATGCAGCAGTACC TTTGGGTCAGCGCCTCTCTCCAAGACATGCTCCGCCGCTTCACCAAGCTTGATCTTCCATGGACCGAGCTCCCCGATTACGTCTGTATCCAGATGAACGACACGCACCCAACTCTTGCCATTCCCGAACTATTGAGAATTTTGatcgatgaagaaaaatTGGACTACAACACTGCCTGGAAGATTACCCAGAAGGTGTTCGCCTACACCAA CCACACTGTCTTGCCTGAGGCTCTTGAGAGGTGGCAGCTTGATCTTTTCGAAGAGCTTTTGCCTAGGCATTTGCAGATCATCTACAGGATTAACTT TGATTTCCTTGGTCTTGTGGCGAAGCGATGGCCC GGTGACATGGACCGTATCCGCCGAATGAGCATTATCGAAG AGGGATCCCCCAAATACGTTCGCATGGCCTATCTCGCCATTGTCACATCATTCAAGATCAACGGTGTTGCCGAGTTGCATAGTCAGTTGTTGCAAGCCACCATCTTTAGAGACTTTGTAGAATTTAAGGGCAGAGATGCGTTTACTAAT GTGACCAACGGTATCACTCCTCGTCG ATGGCTCCTCCAGTGCAACCCCGAGCTTGCCGCTCTTATTACCCACACTCTCGGCTCCGACGATTGGGCCACTAACCTCAAGCTTCTCAAGAACCTCTTGCCAATGGCTGACAATGCCGACTTCAGGAAGGCATTCACCAACATCAAGATGGACAACAAGAACCGT CTTGCTTCACTTATCGAGGCTGAATTGGGTATTACGTTGAACATTGACAGTGTGTTTATGACCCAAATTAAGCGTTTGCACGAG TATAAACGTCAAACTCTTAACCTCTTCGGTGTCATCTACCGCTACCTTCGCATCAAGCAAGCTTCTCCTGAGGAACGCAAGAAGATCACCAAGCACACTGCCATTTTCGCTGGTAAAGCCGCTCCCGGCTACTACGTTGCCAAGTTGGTCATCCGTTTGATCAATAACGTCGCCCGAGTGGTCAACGATGATCCCGATGTCGGTGACATCTTGAAGGTCGTCTTTATCCCCGATTACAGTGTGTCAATTGCTGAGGTCTTGGTACCCGCTTCAGACGTCAGTGTGCAGATTAGTACCGCAGGTACGGAGGCGAGTGGTACAAGTAACATGAAGTTGGCGTTAAACGGTGCTTTGTTGCTGGGCACGGTAGATGGTGCCAACGTCG AGATCGCTGAAGACGCCGGGGAAGATCAGTCATTCCTCTTTGGGCACCTTGCCGAACAGGTCGATGAGGTGCGCTACGCTAATACCTACCAGCCTACCCCTCTCGAGCAGCGTTCTCCTGAACTTGCACAGACGTTCAAGGCGATTGAGGCGGGTACTTTCGGAGATGGTGCTATCTATGCGCCGTTGTTGAAGACGGTTTATGAGCACGATTACTATCTA GTATCCAACGACTTCGGTTCTTATCTCTCTGCCGAAAAGCTCATGGATGAGTGCTATGACTCGGACAAGACAGAATGGACGCGGAAGTCGATCATCACCGCCTTCAACATGGGAGATTTCAGCAGTGACAGGTCGGTCCAGGACTATGCGGATGGTATCTGGAGTGTAGAACCTTGCGAAGTTCCAGAAGATTTTTCAATCTAG
- a CDS encoding hypothetical protein (Match to ESTs gb|CF184922.1|CF184922, gb|CF189167.1|CF189167): MKVYYNETLKGGFRGALLAAAITGTSYFVLTKRSPTFRSLPLPAKAFGGVVISIPCMFISAERAGLAYERAQWSGVGQKEIERNIERQSERWGKMTQMEKAKNWVGNHKYSLISAAWVGSLGLAFGIVARNPYQTTAQKVVQARMWAQGLTVGLLVGGALLAGANSNPPDEFSQKKEGDHSWRDILELDEHLTQEERAQLHGNADPKKLKEIHEAALKRKAAVGKV; encoded by the exons ATGAAAGTCTATTACAACGAAACTCTGAAAGGTGGTTTTCGAGGAGCGTTGCTTGCTGCCGCCATCACTGGAACATCATACTTCGTTTTAACTAAGCGTTCACCCACATTTCGCTCTTTACCCCTCCCTGCGAAAGCATTTGGCGGAGTAGTCATCAGTATTCCTTGTATGTTCATCTCTGCCGAGAGAGCTGGTCTGGCGTATGAGCGGGCACAATGGTCTGGTGTCGGCCAGAAGGAAATTGAGCGCAACATAGAGAGGCAGTCAGAAAGGTGGGGAAAGATGACACAAATggaaaaggccaagaaTTGGGTCGGAAATCACAAATACAGTCTTATCAGTGCCGC TTGGGTCGGGTCCTTAGGTTTAGCTTTCGGCATCGTCGCCAGAAACCCTTATCAGACTACAGCTCAGAAGGTAGTGCAAGCCCGTATGTGGGCTCAAG GCCTCACTGTTGGACTCTTAGTCGGAGGTGCCTTGTTGGCTGGTGCCAATTCCAATCCCCCTGACGAGTTTAGtcaaaagaaagaaggtgaCCACTCATGGCGAGACATCCTCG AACTTGATGAGCACTTGACTCAAGAGGAGCGTGCCCAGCTACATGGGAATGCCGACCCAAAGAAGTTGAAGGAAATTCATGAGGCTGCcctgaaaagaaaagctGCGGTTGGCAAAGTATAG